In Fibrobacter sp. UWH6, the following are encoded in one genomic region:
- a CDS encoding outer membrane beta-barrel protein — protein MKIRITLLALLLSVTMSMAKSFDNFSVGIMSGLSFNMLSGLPSDFDEGSGAGTSLIAARFAIPIFSSYSPNGYSLTFVPEIALDVNGYTVKFKYLDQDAEEELTLVSLRLGMLFDVFFDNHMFLTLGPDVKLTSFDERVTIADEEFKPKSNPSSQMLVDGTIGFGYKFQRIDFGIRYSIGIMEIFKNTGFHEHIFQGYITYWFMQ, from the coding sequence ATGAAGATTAGAATTACTCTCCTGGCCTTGCTCTTGAGCGTTACGATGTCGATGGCAAAATCCTTTGATAATTTTTCCGTGGGAATCATGTCTGGATTGTCATTCAACATGCTTTCCGGATTGCCAAGCGATTTTGATGAAGGCAGTGGTGCAGGCACGTCCTTGATTGCAGCAAGATTTGCAATTCCGATTTTCTCATCATATTCACCAAACGGATACTCATTGACCTTTGTTCCTGAAATCGCTCTCGATGTAAATGGGTATACCGTAAAGTTTAAATATCTTGATCAAGATGCCGAGGAAGAACTGACTCTAGTTTCTCTGCGCTTGGGAATGTTATTCGACGTTTTTTTTGATAACCACATGTTCCTAACTCTTGGACCTGACGTCAAGCTGACTAGCTTTGACGAACGCGTGACAATCGCGGATGAGGAATTTAAACCGAAATCAAATCCGTCCAGTCAAATGTTGGTTGATGGCACCATCGGTTTTGGCTATAAATTTCAAAGAATTGATTTTGGCATACGATACAGTATCGGAATAATGGAAATTTTTAAAAATACGGGTTTTCATGAGCACATTTTCCAAGGATACATCACATACTGGTTTATGCAATAA
- a CDS encoding ATP-binding protein — protein sequence MALKRFPIGVQDFVQVRNNGYYYVDKTDLVYNLTHTSQYYFLSRPRRFGKSLLISTLQYYFEGRKELFTGLAMERLETEWKKYPVIRLDLSTVKNLEAETFASNMNEILAANEEKYGINNDSSNQAWGSRLSSLIRAANAQTGEQVVVLVDEYDAPVLEAMGDAALQEKVRNRMRDLYAPLKALGGILRFVFLTGISKFSQLSIFSELNNLNVITMDDEYAAICGITKEELLTQMQPEIQALADKQGMTYNEAVAALQRQYDGYHFCENSPDIYNPFSLINSLSKLNLANYWFASGTPTVLTKAMARYKLSPEEYDRGFDVKQSSFDAPTETAETPIPILYQSGYLTIKGYDKNAVRPYKLQFPNDEVREGLLDLLTCTYTSKNGDDTSEFLDHFITAMKAGNLETALTEMRAFMASIPYDIEKQNELHYRTIFYLIFRIASPYLVRSEERTAAGRADAVVETADSVYVFEFKLDKNGTVDDALKQIDDKGYLLPYSVVNKADGTLKSLYKIGAAFDTEKRTIGEWKIQKC from the coding sequence ATGGCATTAAAGAGATTTCCAATCGGCGTGCAGGATTTTGTTCAAGTCCGCAATAACGGATACTATTACGTAGATAAGACTGATCTTGTCTATAACTTGACGCATACAAGCCAATATTATTTCCTCAGCCGTCCCCGCCGTTTTGGAAAGTCGCTTTTGATTAGCACCTTGCAATACTATTTCGAGGGTCGTAAGGAACTGTTTACCGGCCTTGCCATGGAACGTTTGGAGACCGAGTGGAAAAAGTATCCGGTCATTCGCCTGGATTTGAGTACGGTAAAGAACTTGGAAGCAGAAACTTTCGCCTCCAATATGAACGAAATTCTAGCGGCAAATGAAGAAAAATATGGCATAAACAATGATAGTTCTAACCAGGCTTGGGGAAGTCGTCTTTCTTCTTTGATTCGTGCAGCCAATGCGCAGACCGGTGAACAGGTTGTTGTTCTTGTCGACGAATACGACGCCCCGGTTCTCGAGGCTATGGGTGATGCTGCTTTGCAGGAAAAGGTTCGCAACCGTATGCGTGACCTTTACGCCCCGCTCAAGGCGCTTGGTGGCATTTTGCGTTTTGTATTCCTTACGGGTATCAGCAAGTTCAGCCAGCTCAGCATCTTCAGCGAGTTGAATAACCTGAACGTCATTACCATGGATGACGAGTATGCAGCCATCTGTGGCATCACCAAAGAAGAACTGCTGACCCAGATGCAGCCCGAAATCCAAGCTCTAGCAGACAAGCAAGGCATGACCTACAACGAAGCAGTTGCTGCCCTGCAGCGCCAGTACGATGGCTACCATTTCTGCGAAAACTCTCCGGATATCTACAATCCCTTTAGCTTGATAAATTCCTTGAGCAAGCTGAATCTAGCGAACTACTGGTTTGCTTCCGGTACGCCAACGGTTCTTACAAAAGCCATGGCCCGTTACAAGCTAAGCCCCGAGGAATACGACCGAGGTTTTGATGTCAAGCAGAGTTCTTTCGATGCCCCCACGGAAACTGCGGAAACGCCGATTCCCATTCTTTATCAGAGTGGATACCTGACCATCAAGGGCTACGACAAGAATGCGGTTCGCCCATATAAGTTACAGTTCCCCAATGATGAGGTCCGCGAAGGCTTGCTGGATCTTCTGACGTGCACCTATACGTCTAAAAATGGCGACGATACTTCCGAATTTCTGGATCATTTCATCACGGCGATGAAGGCTGGCAACCTGGAAACCGCACTTACCGAAATGCGTGCGTTCATGGCGAGCATTCCCTACGATATTGAGAAACAGAACGAACTCCACTACAGGACTATTTTTTACCTGATTTTCAGAATTGCCTCGCCCTACCTGGTGCGTAGCGAAGAGCGAACCGCTGCAGGCCGTGCCGACGCCGTGGTAGAAACCGCCGACAGCGTCTACGTTTTCGAGTTCAAACTGGACAAGAACGGCACCGTCGATGACGCCCTAAAACAGATCGACGATAAAGGCTACCTGCTTCCATATTCCGTGGTGAACAAAGCCGACGGAACGCTGAAGAGCTTGTACAAGATTGGAGCCGCCTTCGATACCGAAAAACGCACCATCGGCGAATGGAAAATCCAGAAATGCTAA